The following coding sequences lie in one Rhodohalobacter barkolensis genomic window:
- a CDS encoding NAD(P)H-binding protein: protein MTISVLGCGWLGFPLAQKLMSEGFNLKGSTTSEKKFKEIKNSGIEPYLLSLPDQIEDSSSKSFWDADILFLNIPPQRGSDSVEKDYPDLIKIITQKAKSEDIKWIIFASSTSVYSSEGGVTHENEAKMGNASRPSGEAVLAAEEVLKNSGMDSTIIRFGGLYGYGRHPVKYLAGKKDLSGASKPVNLIHQTDCLNIIHEVIKQDKKNEVYNAVSDGHPPRKEFYKSAAQHFNLTEPGFSSENGDKQYRVISNNKLKHELGYTFSYPNPMDHTP, encoded by the coding sequence ATGACTATTTCAGTATTAGGTTGTGGATGGCTTGGATTTCCTCTCGCTCAAAAATTAATGAGTGAAGGATTTAACCTGAAAGGCTCCACTACATCAGAGAAGAAGTTTAAAGAGATTAAAAATTCAGGAATTGAACCTTATCTATTATCCTTGCCGGATCAAATTGAAGATTCGAGCTCAAAAAGTTTTTGGGATGCAGACATCCTGTTTCTAAATATCCCGCCTCAACGCGGGAGTGATTCCGTGGAAAAGGATTATCCGGATTTGATAAAAATTATTACCCAAAAAGCTAAATCTGAAGATATAAAGTGGATCATATTTGCCAGTTCCACTTCTGTCTATAGTTCTGAAGGTGGTGTAACACATGAAAATGAAGCAAAAATGGGTAACGCTTCGCGCCCATCCGGAGAAGCAGTACTTGCAGCCGAGGAAGTACTAAAAAATTCCGGGATGGACTCAACAATTATTCGATTTGGCGGACTCTATGGATATGGCAGGCATCCCGTAAAATACCTGGCAGGAAAAAAAGATCTTTCTGGAGCTTCAAAACCTGTAAACCTCATCCATCAAACAGATTGTTTAAATATTATCCATGAAGTGATTAAACAGGATAAGAAAAACGAAGTTTATAATGCTGTTTCGGATGGGCACCCTCCACGAAAAGAGTTTTATAAGTCAGCAGCTCAGCATTTTAATTTAACTGAACCTGGTTTTTCGAGTGAAAATGGAGATAAGCAGTATCGGGTGATTTCGAATAATAAGTTAAAGCATGAACTGGGATATACATTTTCGTACCCAAACCCGATGGATCACACGCCGTAG
- the hemG gene encoding protoporphyrinogen oxidase: protein MTKNIKKVAIVGAGITGLVAAWKLQKFGVEVELFERKAEPGGAIKTVKQDEWQVEYGPNTLLLKDRLIAEFITELGLNGEKQIANPQAEKRFIVKNGALEPLPSSLKSAIKTPLFSLTGKFRILAEPFISKSSDRDQTVADFVERRLGSDVLDYAINPFVAGIYANRPEYLSLRHAFPFMDDLEQEYGSLIWGTFAGAKKRKESGRIDRELISFEKGMQQLPRTIADQIHHLYLNHEIQSVTKQDEQWTVHSSMGQFGPYDHVILNTPLYKLNKQLIPVSGEKLNVLNKVKYPPLSVMLLGFKKEDIEHELDGFGFLVPEKENRKILGALFSSTLFDGRAPENSHLVTIFIGGGRQPKLAVQESEKLLETVLEELKDLIGLNGTPEFKDHIYWPQSIPGYHVGYDEILDTIREIEENNEGLILAGNFKNGISVPDCIKNGLKLADQLAGSVNY, encoded by the coding sequence ATGACTAAAAACATTAAAAAAGTAGCGATTGTCGGTGCAGGGATTACAGGACTTGTAGCAGCATGGAAACTCCAAAAATTTGGTGTGGAAGTAGAACTTTTTGAGCGAAAGGCCGAACCGGGAGGTGCCATTAAAACAGTAAAACAGGATGAGTGGCAGGTTGAATATGGGCCAAACACACTTCTGCTGAAAGACAGATTGATTGCTGAGTTCATTACTGAATTGGGCTTAAATGGGGAGAAGCAGATTGCTAATCCTCAGGCTGAAAAAAGATTTATTGTTAAGAATGGCGCATTGGAGCCATTGCCGTCATCTTTGAAGTCTGCAATAAAAACACCACTGTTCAGTTTGACGGGAAAATTCAGAATTTTGGCCGAACCGTTTATATCAAAAAGCAGCGATCGTGATCAAACAGTGGCAGATTTTGTAGAAAGGCGTTTAGGAAGTGATGTGCTCGACTATGCAATTAATCCATTTGTAGCCGGTATATACGCAAACAGACCCGAATATCTCTCCCTTCGCCACGCATTTCCGTTTATGGATGATTTGGAGCAAGAGTATGGATCGCTGATCTGGGGTACATTTGCAGGCGCCAAAAAAAGAAAAGAGAGTGGCAGAATAGATCGGGAATTGATCTCATTTGAAAAAGGAATGCAGCAACTTCCGCGAACTATTGCAGATCAGATCCATCATCTCTATCTGAATCATGAAATTCAGTCGGTTACAAAACAGGATGAACAGTGGACGGTTCATAGCAGTATGGGGCAATTTGGTCCGTATGATCATGTAATATTGAATACCCCTCTATACAAGTTGAATAAACAACTGATACCTGTCAGCGGTGAAAAGTTAAACGTCTTGAATAAGGTAAAGTATCCACCGCTGTCGGTCATGTTATTAGGTTTTAAAAAGGAAGACATTGAACATGAGCTGGATGGCTTTGGATTTTTAGTGCCTGAAAAGGAGAATCGTAAAATTTTGGGAGCACTCTTTTCATCAACCCTGTTTGATGGTCGCGCTCCCGAAAACTCTCACTTGGTAACGATATTCATAGGAGGCGGTCGTCAGCCCAAGTTAGCGGTGCAGGAGAGTGAGAAGCTTCTCGAAACCGTTCTTGAAGAGTTGAAAGATCTGATCGGTTTAAACGGAACTCCTGAGTTTAAAGATCACATCTACTGGCCTCAGTCGATACCCGGGTATCATGTGGGATACGATGAGATTCTGGATACAATACGCGAAATTGAAGAGAATAATGAGGGTTTAATATTAGCAGGAAATTTCAAAAACGGTATTTCGGTACCGGACTGTATCAAAAACGGTTTAAAACTGGCTGATCAACTTGCAGGCAGTGTAAATTATTGA
- a CDS encoding NRDE family protein: MCLTVFAYKTDAPYPFILATNRDEFFERPTRPAQFWETHPKLLAGKDLKAGGTWMGITLDNKFAALTNYRDINNIKENAPSRGHIVSDYLTSDATPREYFELLKPKASSYNGFNLLFGTTDDLYYFNNQHIKLKKVEPGYHTLSNAFIDSGWPKSKKALSDFKSTIKNSPEKTDRYFEFLQNTELFPDHLLPSTGLPLEKERMVSSVFILSKDYGTRSSTLLFSDPDSETTFIEKSYKPGSIDVEKAVKFSI, translated from the coding sequence ATGTGCCTTACAGTATTCGCCTATAAAACCGATGCACCCTATCCATTTATATTGGCGACTAACCGTGATGAATTTTTTGAACGCCCCACACGTCCGGCTCAATTTTGGGAAACTCATCCAAAACTGCTGGCCGGCAAAGATCTGAAAGCCGGCGGAACATGGATGGGAATAACCTTAGATAACAAATTTGCAGCATTAACAAACTACCGGGATATCAACAACATCAAGGAAAATGCACCCAGCAGAGGACACATTGTTTCCGATTATTTGACAAGTGACGCAACTCCGCGGGAGTACTTTGAACTCTTGAAACCGAAAGCATCATCCTATAACGGCTTCAATTTACTGTTTGGAACCACGGATGATTTATATTATTTCAACAATCAGCATATCAAACTTAAAAAGGTTGAACCCGGATATCACACCCTCAGTAACGCCTTTATAGACAGTGGATGGCCAAAATCGAAGAAGGCTCTCAGCGATTTCAAATCAACGATAAAAAATTCCCCGGAAAAAACTGATCGCTATTTTGAATTTCTCCAGAACACTGAACTATTTCCGGACCACCTGCTCCCATCAACCGGCTTACCCTTGGAAAAAGAACGGATGGTCTCATCTGTCTTCATTCTATCAAAAGACTATGGAACCCGATCTTCCACACTGCTATTTTCTGATCCGGACAGCGAAACTACATTTATCGAAAAGAGCTATAAACCCGGTAGTATAGACGTTGAAAAGGCTGTGAAATTTTCCATTTAA
- a CDS encoding CDP-glycerol glycerophosphotransferase family protein — protein sequence MNILFYASTFGADLWSFAHYLNEKPNVKTKVLLDDPDLFRKQGIAKLFPVDAILEKKSLKNSFFKSNGFKPDVTIMDNTLPLRAPSPYGFMLWHGFGWKGPNDVQEFKWLHRSIKSTWGSAKVPNKNFRWQCFGPWDFKHRTEISGFHPDNCRILGSASHDILRSPQPKEIMQPFYPFDVVGRKTVLIAPTWHYGEVFAHWGSDKDLFEKLFNRLQDYNANVILRLHDSFRYDSSYVQFLDQLSENHPNVYLKFKDKNPDNLLDMMVSDTLITNYSSIANLYYATGRPTIHIYPVKSEDEEFLWRKRTIIGMRKKTVNSVKYIWKLPPEEHGGLMASNFEMLLEQIDQALTNPECCKEKSKDFLDKYMLGADGKNRDRIWKSIQEVVIS from the coding sequence ATGAACATACTATTCTATGCATCTACGTTTGGGGCAGATTTATGGAGTTTTGCTCATTATCTGAATGAGAAACCGAATGTAAAAACGAAAGTTTTGCTAGATGACCCCGATCTATTTCGGAAGCAAGGGATTGCAAAACTTTTTCCAGTAGATGCTATCCTGGAAAAAAAGTCTTTAAAAAACTCTTTTTTCAAATCCAATGGCTTTAAACCGGATGTTACCATAATGGATAACACATTACCTTTGAGAGCTCCTTCCCCATACGGATTCATGTTGTGGCACGGCTTTGGATGGAAAGGCCCGAATGATGTTCAGGAGTTTAAATGGCTCCATCGCTCAATAAAATCTACATGGGGCAGCGCTAAAGTCCCAAACAAAAATTTCAGGTGGCAATGTTTTGGGCCGTGGGATTTTAAGCATAGAACAGAAATAAGCGGTTTCCATCCGGATAATTGTCGAATATTGGGATCAGCATCGCATGATATTCTTCGATCTCCTCAACCAAAAGAAATAATGCAGCCTTTCTATCCATTTGATGTAGTTGGGAGAAAAACTGTACTCATTGCTCCAACATGGCATTACGGGGAAGTTTTTGCGCATTGGGGAAGTGACAAAGATCTGTTTGAAAAATTATTCAACAGATTGCAGGATTATAATGCTAATGTAATACTTCGACTACACGATTCCTTTCGGTACGATAGTAGCTATGTTCAATTTTTAGATCAATTATCTGAAAATCATCCTAACGTATATCTTAAATTCAAGGATAAAAATCCAGACAACCTCCTCGACATGATGGTATCAGACACACTGATCACAAATTATAGCAGTATAGCTAATTTGTATTATGCCACAGGTCGGCCAACGATTCATATTTATCCGGTTAAAAGTGAGGATGAAGAATTTTTATGGCGAAAACGCACGATCATAGGGATGCGAAAGAAAACTGTCAACTCAGTAAAATATATATGGAAACTCCCTCCGGAAGAACACGGAGGACTCATGGCATCAAATTTCGAAATGTTACTTGAACAGATTGATCAAGCGTTGACGAATCCAGAATGTTGCAAAGAGAAATCAAAAGATTTTTTAGATAAGTATATGCTTGGAGCTGATGGGAAAAACAGAGACCGGATTTGGAAGTCAATTCAAGAAGTGGTGATTTCCTGA
- a CDS encoding glycosyltransferase family 2 protein, whose translation MIQSATGDKVSCLVVTANRKDLLRRSLLSLKNQTHKNIELVVIDNGEETVDELMEMFPEEQVNYTFIQPSPDNILGDLRNISLEKATGDYMICWDDDDWFHPKRIETQLNVLKSGFDACCLEGNIFHIDTPDLINHPYIGRLSDGSPSSIMHRRDDEIRYPSLRRGEDTVYLNQWIEKHRYKMLDLSYAYLFVRVFHGSNVSGKKHFLRRLKNSPKNWVQFMWHAKVKGNLLGHPKFDLTEKEKEAFEMFIQDSKKLGLL comes from the coding sequence ATGATACAATCTGCCACCGGAGACAAAGTAAGTTGCTTGGTTGTAACTGCCAATCGAAAAGACCTTTTGAGAAGGTCTCTCCTCTCGCTAAAAAATCAGACTCATAAAAATATTGAGTTAGTTGTAATAGATAACGGTGAGGAGACCGTTGATGAGTTGATGGAGATGTTTCCTGAGGAGCAGGTCAATTACACCTTTATTCAGCCCTCACCTGACAACATCCTGGGGGATCTTCGGAATATTTCTTTGGAAAAAGCCACCGGCGACTACATGATCTGCTGGGATGATGATGATTGGTTTCATCCAAAAAGAATTGAAACTCAACTGAATGTATTAAAGAGTGGCTTTGATGCCTGCTGTCTGGAAGGAAATATTTTTCATATCGACACACCCGACCTGATCAACCATCCCTACATTGGGCGATTATCTGATGGTTCACCCAGTTCAATTATGCATCGCAGAGATGATGAAATCCGGTACCCTTCTCTTCGGCGTGGAGAGGATACAGTGTATCTTAATCAATGGATTGAAAAGCATCGATACAAAATGCTTGATCTCTCTTATGCCTATCTCTTTGTGAGGGTATTCCACGGCTCAAACGTATCGGGGAAAAAACATTTTCTAAGAAGACTCAAAAACTCTCCAAAAAACTGGGTTCAGTTTATGTGGCACGCCAAAGTGAAAGGCAACTTATTGGGTCATCCAAAATTTGACCTGACCGAGAAAGAAAAGGAAGCCTTTGAAATGTTCATTCAGGATTCAAAAAAACTGGGTCTCCTTTGA
- a CDS encoding PP2C family protein-serine/threonine phosphatase: MYPDTTKKDLLLLAAGILAALTFFWLYGNQHPLSVADNSLGEERASVLAQETLQSLGYQVGVEPISSFRVQSSLLDSIQNQTNFQDFYSDEQNRQKFPVFFWSSEFLIEKVDSDAFAMGPGQFKSIELTLNEQGELRSLINSDNIIPENFFNAEVLSYALDIDHPQISPESIDSTLFNRIQFQFSSAETVIDPEEEHGNLTQMGTDVAEKMALYHLMNSGWSETDLQLKQIEKASLEMTDAARVVYSIEDNIIRQKIDLSVTVLPTGALLSLNPNVQSVETTGFSWDTITSGIRGGVLLLLVFWILILFIIRFRMRLIDTKAAILVAVLAGFIFPLVALSQITFEHFNNSGSIDFSFISMIMIMAGVTAAFTSLIYFLITAISDSITRQNWVEKLQTIDLLRIGHFFNKPVGLSFIRGIIYSFILAGVWALAYFLMPTGYLSIESSFYSDDRYLANIVLMLSNLAIFFLVAQIIFLVLLSKIKSITDSSVILILIVGLIFGVMNPLAAGVGPVYTEFTLLAIAGIIIGWIYIRDDFLTVFITLFFFANHLSTASGWVMDQSPDAILFYTNILLAVVGLAYGGYSLNTGKTEKELPNFVPEYVDELAQSERIKQELQIARKVQQSFLPVSTPDFDDLDIAAVCKPAYETGGDYYDFIPLKDDQLAVTIGDVSGKGIQAAFFMTFIKGVIHAVCENFESTVEVLRRANKLFKKNARKGTFISLIFGVVDVKKNLFTFSRAGHNPLLYFNHRDKKLHTFTPQGIGLGITGDEIFKKNISELSIDFNQNDILILYTDGVVEATNNLNKYYGDNRLKKLIETYHEANAEMILSKIVEDLNTFGDGANQHDDMTVVIIKKK, encoded by the coding sequence TTGTATCCCGATACAACAAAAAAAGATCTTTTACTTCTGGCAGCGGGTATTCTGGCTGCGCTTACTTTTTTCTGGTTGTATGGCAATCAGCATCCGTTAAGTGTAGCGGATAACAGTTTGGGGGAGGAAAGGGCTTCTGTCCTCGCTCAGGAGACTCTCCAATCATTAGGATATCAAGTGGGTGTAGAACCAATTTCATCTTTTCGTGTTCAATCGTCGCTATTGGATTCAATACAGAATCAGACCAATTTTCAGGATTTCTATTCAGATGAGCAAAACAGGCAAAAATTTCCGGTTTTTTTCTGGAGTTCTGAATTTTTGATAGAAAAGGTAGATTCGGATGCCTTTGCCATGGGGCCGGGGCAATTCAAAAGTATAGAATTGACACTCAATGAACAGGGGGAATTGAGATCACTTATCAATTCGGATAACATCATACCTGAAAACTTTTTTAACGCAGAAGTACTCTCCTATGCTTTAGATATCGATCACCCTCAAATATCTCCTGAATCGATTGACAGCACGTTGTTTAACAGAATACAATTTCAGTTTTCGTCAGCAGAAACCGTAATTGATCCGGAGGAAGAGCACGGTAATCTCACTCAGATGGGTACGGATGTGGCTGAGAAAATGGCTCTCTATCACCTAATGAACTCCGGATGGTCAGAAACTGATCTTCAGTTGAAACAGATTGAAAAGGCTTCGCTGGAGATGACAGACGCGGCAAGAGTAGTGTATTCAATCGAAGATAATATCATCAGGCAAAAAATTGACTTGAGTGTTACCGTTTTGCCAACGGGAGCACTTCTCTCGCTGAATCCTAACGTACAGTCTGTTGAAACAACAGGATTTTCCTGGGATACGATAACATCGGGTATCAGGGGAGGGGTTCTACTTTTGCTGGTATTCTGGATTCTTATTCTGTTTATAATCCGCTTCAGAATGAGATTGATTGATACAAAAGCTGCAATATTGGTTGCCGTTTTAGCCGGGTTTATTTTCCCGCTGGTTGCCCTGTCACAAATTACTTTTGAGCATTTTAACAATTCGGGTAGTATAGATTTCAGCTTCATCTCAATGATAATGATTATGGCGGGTGTTACGGCTGCTTTTACATCATTGATCTATTTTCTCATTACCGCTATATCGGATTCCATAACTCGTCAAAACTGGGTTGAAAAACTTCAAACAATTGATCTATTACGGATCGGCCATTTTTTCAACAAACCTGTCGGACTCTCTTTTATAAGGGGGATTATCTATTCATTTATTTTGGCGGGTGTATGGGCACTGGCATATTTTCTGATGCCAACAGGATATCTGTCCATTGAATCATCTTTCTACTCTGATGATAGATATTTGGCAAATATTGTATTGATGCTGTCGAACCTGGCTATATTCTTTTTAGTTGCTCAGATAATCTTTTTGGTTCTTTTGAGCAAGATAAAAAGCATAACGGATTCATCGGTAATTCTTATTTTAATTGTTGGACTCATATTTGGAGTCATGAATCCTCTTGCTGCCGGAGTAGGGCCGGTTTATACAGAGTTTACTCTTTTAGCCATAGCCGGAATTATTATCGGTTGGATTTACATACGAGACGATTTTTTAACCGTTTTCATTACTCTTTTCTTCTTCGCTAATCATCTCAGTACAGCATCCGGGTGGGTGATGGATCAATCGCCAGATGCAATTCTTTTTTATACAAATATCTTGCTTGCAGTTGTTGGTCTTGCATATGGGGGATATTCACTGAACACGGGTAAAACTGAAAAAGAGTTGCCCAATTTTGTTCCGGAGTATGTAGATGAACTAGCTCAAAGTGAACGGATTAAGCAGGAGCTTCAAATTGCCCGTAAAGTGCAGCAATCATTTTTGCCGGTCAGTACCCCTGACTTTGATGACCTGGACATTGCAGCGGTCTGTAAGCCCGCATACGAAACAGGGGGAGACTACTACGACTTCATTCCGTTGAAGGATGATCAACTGGCCGTTACTATTGGAGACGTTAGTGGGAAGGGTATTCAGGCTGCCTTTTTTATGACATTTATTAAAGGTGTGATTCATGCTGTATGTGAGAACTTTGAATCTACGGTAGAAGTGTTACGACGTGCCAATAAACTGTTTAAGAAGAATGCACGAAAAGGAACTTTTATTTCACTTATATTTGGAGTGGTAGATGTTAAAAAGAACCTTTTTACTTTCTCCAGAGCCGGGCATAATCCTCTGCTTTATTTTAATCACAGGGATAAAAAATTGCATACATTTACGCCCCAGGGAATTGGATTAGGAATCACCGGAGATGAGATTTTCAAAAAGAATATCTCTGAACTATCAATCGATTTTAATCAAAATGATATTCTGATTCTCTATACAGATGGAGTAGTTGAGGCTACGAATAATCTGAATAAATATTACGGTGATAACAGATTGAAGAAGTTGATTGAAACCTACCATGAGGCGAATGCAGAAATGATATTGAGTAAAATAGTTGAAGACCTGAATACGTTTGGCGATGGTGCCAATCAGCACGATGACATGACGGTAGTAATTATCAAAAAGAAGTAA
- a CDS encoding metal-dependent transcriptional regulator, protein MSRSQSVEDYLKAIYKLENEDESGVSNSRLSEEMNVAGASVTNMVKRLSKMGLVKYESYYGSRLTEAGEKIALEIIRHHRLLELYLTEMMGYSWDEVHDEAEKLEHHISEQFEDRIAELLNNPQFDPHGDPIPGKDGKMPKVHLFSLMEIKENTPCVIRRVKNQSPDLLRYLEERNLIPGVMIEILKREPFDGPVHISVEGEIEVAIGANVASDIFVVYK, encoded by the coding sequence ATGTCCCGTAGTCAATCTGTTGAAGATTATTTAAAAGCCATTTATAAACTCGAAAATGAGGACGAGAGCGGTGTATCCAATTCCCGTCTCTCCGAAGAGATGAATGTAGCCGGAGCTTCGGTTACAAATATGGTGAAACGGTTGTCGAAAATGGGACTTGTGAAATATGAGTCGTATTACGGCTCCAGATTAACAGAGGCGGGAGAAAAAATAGCGCTTGAAATAATTCGGCACCATCGATTATTGGAGCTTTATTTGACAGAAATGATGGGGTACTCATGGGATGAGGTGCATGATGAGGCTGAAAAGCTGGAGCACCATATATCGGAACAGTTTGAGGACCGGATTGCTGAACTGCTTAACAATCCTCAATTTGATCCTCATGGGGATCCCATTCCGGGTAAAGATGGTAAAATGCCAAAGGTTCATCTGTTCTCTTTGATGGAGATTAAAGAGAATACTCCGTGCGTTATTCGAAGAGTGAAAAATCAAAGTCCTGATCTGCTTCGGTATCTCGAAGAACGTAATCTGATTCCGGGAGTTATGATTGAAATCCTGAAGAGAGAACCGTTTGACGGGCCGGTACACATCTCAGTTGAAGGAGAGATTGAAGTTGCTATCGGCGCAAACGTTGCATCAGATATTTTTGTCGTATATAAGTAG
- a CDS encoding thioredoxin family protein, whose amino-acid sequence MNYFKSTLFIAFLLVGLMSLPVLSQAQDTENGPKPISLEEALKMASESGKKILVDVYAEWCPYCQRMHSEVYKDDSVLEAISDYFIWVKINVESDEKVNYHGTEMTEAQFARALENQSVPTTYFLNEEGSILGSQPGFIESPMFSSLLNFVGSDQYRVQTFQEYQN is encoded by the coding sequence ATGAATTATTTCAAATCCACACTTTTCATTGCGTTTCTGTTGGTTGGTTTGATGAGCTTGCCTGTACTGTCTCAGGCTCAGGATACAGAAAACGGGCCAAAGCCGATATCTCTTGAAGAAGCATTGAAAATGGCTTCGGAGTCGGGCAAGAAAATATTAGTTGATGTCTACGCTGAGTGGTGTCCGTATTGTCAGAGGATGCATTCAGAAGTTTATAAAGATGATAGTGTGCTTGAAGCTATTTCGGACTACTTTATTTGGGTCAAAATCAATGTAGAGTCAGACGAAAAGGTGAATTATCACGGTACGGAAATGACAGAAGCACAGTTTGCCCGAGCTCTTGAAAATCAAAGTGTTCCAACCACATACTTTTTAAATGAGGAGGGGAGTATTCTTGGATCACAACCCGGATTTATCGAATCACCAATGTTTTCAAGTTTACTGAATTTTGTTGGAAGTGATCAGTACCGGGTACAGACCTTTCAAGAGTATCAAAACTAA
- a CDS encoding stealth family protein — MGSKNHSSDEVDAVITWVDGSDPAHAAKRANTLKKSGKGSPNKLPTGHYSTRFLDNGELFYCVASLRKNAPWIRNIFIVTDNQVPDFINPQIQQQSGIRIVDHKEIFKSYEWALPTFNSLTIETAVWRIPDLSENFIYLNDDFILCSPVSKDDFFQDGNVILRGKWKTMTHYGPTRLKLNNLFSRFVKKFLGITRSLNLLTQIRSARLADFKEKYFYTPHVPHPIRKQTVKGYYQNHPKIFEENIKYSFRDTNQHTIQYLANHLEIKNGSAILKPNNNAVLINGEMDLKYSIHRKIKQISNEEVKFLCIQGFEAMDWEIQNRLQQLFEKMFPSIKKCKSTKV; from the coding sequence ATGGGCTCTAAAAATCATTCATCAGATGAGGTAGACGCTGTTATTACATGGGTTGATGGAAGTGATCCGGCTCATGCCGCCAAGCGTGCAAACACCTTAAAAAAATCCGGGAAAGGTTCACCAAACAAATTACCTACAGGCCATTATAGTACTCGATTTCTTGACAACGGTGAACTTTTCTACTGTGTGGCCTCATTGCGAAAAAATGCTCCTTGGATTCGAAATATCTTCATCGTTACCGATAACCAGGTTCCCGATTTTATAAATCCACAGATTCAGCAACAAAGTGGTATCCGTATTGTAGATCACAAAGAAATTTTCAAATCCTATGAATGGGCACTTCCTACTTTTAACAGTCTGACAATAGAAACGGCAGTTTGGAGAATTCCGGATCTTTCAGAGAACTTTATCTATCTAAATGATGATTTTATTCTCTGCTCACCTGTATCCAAAGATGATTTCTTCCAAGACGGGAACGTAATTCTTCGCGGAAAATGGAAAACGATGACCCACTATGGGCCTACGAGGTTGAAATTAAATAATCTGTTCAGCCGGTTTGTTAAAAAGTTTTTGGGGATTACACGATCGCTAAATCTATTGACACAGATCAGATCCGCCAGACTGGCCGATTTTAAAGAAAAGTATTTCTACACGCCGCATGTACCCCACCCGATTCGTAAGCAAACAGTAAAGGGTTATTACCAGAACCATCCAAAAATATTTGAAGAAAATATTAAATACTCTTTCAGAGATACCAATCAACACACTATTCAATATCTTGCCAATCACTTGGAAATAAAAAATGGCTCGGCAATTCTAAAACCAAATAATAATGCTGTTTTGATAAATGGTGAGATGGACCTCAAATACTCAATACATAGAAAAATCAAACAGATAAGTAATGAAGAAGTAAAATTTTTATGTATTCAGGGATTTGAAGCAATGGATTGGGAAATCCAAAACAGACTTCAACAACTGTTTGAAAAAATGTTTCCATCAATCAAAAAGTGCAAATCAACCAAAGTCTAA